A section of the Streptomyces xinghaiensis S187 genome encodes:
- a CDS encoding DUF397 domain-containing protein: MDHAAELTRAVWRKSSYSGENEGACVEVADAFPGQVPVRDSKVPHGPALVFPAGAWSAFVGAVREGGLTGPRG; this comes from the coding sequence ATGGACCACGCAGCAGAACTGACCCGCGCCGTATGGCGCAAGAGCAGCTACAGCGGTGAGAACGAAGGAGCGTGCGTCGAGGTCGCCGACGCCTTCCCAGGCCAGGTTCCCGTCCGCGACAGCAAGGTTCCGCACGGGCCCGCGCTGGTGTTTCCGGCCGGGGCCTGGTCGGCGTTCGTGGGCGCCGTACGGGAGGGCGGGCTCACCGGTCCGCGCGGCTGA
- a CDS encoding tyrosine-protein phosphatase has translation MDRRLNWDGCFNVRDLGGIPVAGGHAVRRGAVVRSDAVDKLSADGWAALCAHGVRTVIDLRNDDEVAADAAPRPSDLTTVHLPLDGIEDTGFWSVWGDGPDGTPLYYRPFLDHFPDRAARAVQAVAHARPGGVLVHCAAGRDRTGLVTLLLLALAGASPADIAADYLLSNDRLDARFFTTLGIPDHRQEIADYLASKGTTAERALLTALDGFDTAAHLRSGGLTPDDVAALRTRLLEPGGQPDVSRADR, from the coding sequence ATGGACCGCCGCCTGAACTGGGACGGCTGCTTCAACGTCCGCGACCTCGGCGGCATACCGGTCGCCGGAGGGCACGCCGTCCGGCGCGGGGCGGTGGTCCGGTCGGACGCCGTCGACAAGCTCAGCGCGGACGGCTGGGCGGCCCTGTGCGCGCACGGGGTCCGTACCGTCATCGACCTGCGGAACGACGACGAGGTGGCGGCCGATGCCGCGCCGCGCCCGTCGGACCTCACGACCGTCCACCTCCCGCTGGACGGCATCGAGGACACCGGATTCTGGAGCGTCTGGGGCGACGGGCCGGACGGCACCCCGCTCTACTACCGGCCGTTCCTCGACCACTTCCCGGACCGCGCCGCCCGTGCCGTGCAGGCCGTCGCGCACGCCCGGCCCGGCGGCGTCCTCGTGCACTGCGCGGCCGGCCGGGACCGCACCGGACTGGTCACCCTGCTCCTGCTCGCCCTGGCCGGGGCCTCCCCGGCCGACATCGCCGCCGACTACCTGCTGAGCAACGACCGCCTCGACGCCCGCTTCTTCACCACGCTCGGCATACCCGACCACCGGCAGGAGATCGCCGACTACCTGGCAAGCAAGGGCACCACGGCCGAACGGGCCCTGCTGACGGCCCTGGACGGCTTCGACACCGCCGCCCATCTCCGCTCGGGCGGCCTGACCCCGGACGACGTGGCAGCTCTGCGCACCCGCCTGCTGGAGCCCGGCGGACAGCCGGACGTCAGCCGCGCGGACCGGTGA
- a CDS encoding toxin-antitoxin system HicB family antitoxin codes for MDLTPYVDTLRRELAVAAEAGGGEARELAERLTAPLESAARLTMLNVLSAAMDEITRELAPGSVDVRLRGLDPDFVVTPPPSDAGAPVEPAGPAEPLRAPADGDEGGTARVNLRLPAHLKARAEEAASREGLSVNAWLVRAVSAAVDGGNRPRTTERTQTIGQSFTGWVR; via the coding sequence ATGGACCTCACCCCGTATGTCGACACCCTCCGCCGCGAACTCGCGGTGGCCGCCGAGGCCGGCGGTGGCGAAGCCCGCGAGCTGGCCGAGAGGCTCACCGCCCCCCTGGAGTCGGCGGCCCGGCTGACCATGCTCAACGTGCTCTCCGCCGCGATGGACGAGATCACCCGCGAACTCGCCCCCGGCTCGGTCGACGTACGGCTGCGCGGGCTCGACCCCGACTTCGTGGTGACACCGCCGCCGAGCGACGCCGGCGCCCCCGTGGAGCCCGCCGGGCCCGCCGAGCCGCTCAGGGCCCCGGCCGACGGCGACGAGGGCGGCACCGCCCGCGTCAACCTGCGCCTGCCGGCCCACCTCAAGGCCCGCGCCGAGGAGGCCGCGAGCCGCGAGGGCCTGTCGGTCAACGCGTGGCTGGTGCGCGCCGTGTCGGCGGCGGTCGACGGCGGCAACCGGCCGCGCACGACGGAGAGGACCCAGACCATCGGGCAGAGCTTCACGGGCTGGGTCCGCTAG
- a CDS encoding DUF4097 family beta strand repeat-containing protein: MPSFDTPEPITATAHVEAGSIQFTAGDRPDTVVEVRPRDPKRDQDVRAAEQTEVTYASGDLTVRTPKQRYLVGRTGTVDVTVELPAGSRVGVTGAWTQVLGEGRLGEVRVKTSSGDVRLDTTGPLRLTASHGSITVDRVEGAAEITTSSGSLRVGLVDGPAVLKNSHGTTTVGVATGDLRVSGANGDIDVTRAGGSVVAKTAHGTLRVGEVARGTVHLETSYGAIEVGVREGTAAWLDVNSGHGQVRNTLAVSETPEKTEDTVEVRARTRYGNIDVRRARA; this comes from the coding sequence ATGCCTTCTTTCGACACCCCCGAACCGATCACGGCCACGGCGCACGTGGAGGCCGGGTCCATCCAGTTCACCGCGGGCGACCGCCCCGACACCGTCGTCGAGGTGCGGCCCCGCGACCCGAAGCGGGACCAGGACGTCCGGGCGGCCGAGCAGACCGAGGTCACGTACGCGAGCGGCGACCTGACCGTCAGGACGCCCAAGCAGCGCTATCTCGTCGGGCGCACCGGCACCGTCGATGTGACGGTCGAGCTGCCGGCGGGCTCGCGCGTCGGCGTGACCGGCGCCTGGACCCAGGTGCTCGGCGAGGGCCGGCTGGGCGAGGTGCGGGTGAAGACCTCCTCCGGTGACGTCCGGCTCGACACGACCGGTCCGCTGCGGTTGACCGCCTCCCACGGCTCGATCACCGTTGACCGGGTCGAGGGCGCGGCCGAGATCACCACCAGCTCCGGCAGCCTGCGCGTCGGGCTCGTCGACGGTCCCGCCGTCCTGAAGAACTCGCACGGCACCACGACCGTCGGCGTCGCGACCGGCGACCTGCGGGTGAGCGGCGCCAACGGCGACATCGACGTCACGCGCGCCGGAGGATCGGTCGTCGCCAAGACCGCCCACGGCACCCTGCGCGTCGGCGAAGTGGCCCGCGGCACCGTCCATCTGGAGACCTCCTACGGCGCCATCGAGGTCGGCGTCCGCGAGGGCACCGCCGCCTGGCTCGACGTCAACTCCGGCCATGGGCAGGTGCGCAACACCCTCGCCGTCTCCGAGACCCCGGAGAAAACCGAGGACACCGTCGAGGTCCGCGCCCGCACCCGCTACGGCAACATCGACGTGCGCCGCGCCCGGGCCTGA
- a CDS encoding ABC transporter permease, with the protein MSSLSLAVRDSSTMLRRNLLHARRYPSLTLNLLLTPVVLLLLFVYVFGDVMSAGIGGGGADRAEYIAYLTPGLLLMTIGSTTIGTAVSVSNDMSEGIIARFRTMAIHRGSVITGHVAGSVLQSLISVVLVGAVAVAIGFRSTDATALEWLAALGLLALFALALTWIAVGMGLISPNAEAASNNALPLIFLPLISSAFVPVEAMPGWFQPVAEYQPFTPAIETLRGLLLGSGIGHNGWLAVTWCLGLTVLGHFWSKAVFHRDPR; encoded by the coding sequence ATGAGCTCCCTGTCCCTCGCCGTGCGCGACTCGTCCACGATGCTGCGCCGCAATCTCCTGCACGCGCGGCGCTACCCGTCCCTCACCCTGAACCTGCTGCTCACCCCCGTCGTGCTGCTCCTGCTCTTCGTCTACGTCTTCGGGGACGTGATGAGCGCGGGCATCGGCGGCGGAGGCGCGGACCGCGCCGAGTACATCGCCTACCTCACGCCGGGCCTGCTGCTCATGACCATCGGATCCACCACGATCGGCACCGCGGTGTCCGTCTCCAACGACATGAGCGAGGGCATCATCGCCCGCTTCCGCACGATGGCGATCCACCGCGGCTCCGTGATCACCGGGCACGTCGCCGGCAGCGTGCTGCAGTCGCTCATCAGCGTGGTCCTCGTGGGCGCCGTCGCCGTGGCCATCGGCTTCCGCTCCACGGACGCCACGGCCCTGGAGTGGCTCGCGGCGCTCGGGCTGCTCGCGCTGTTCGCCCTGGCGCTCACCTGGATCGCCGTCGGGATGGGCCTGATCAGCCCCAACGCCGAGGCGGCGAGCAACAACGCGCTGCCGCTGATCTTCCTGCCGCTCATCTCCAGCGCCTTCGTCCCGGTCGAGGCGATGCCGGGGTGGTTCCAGCCGGTCGCCGAGTACCAGCCGTTCACACCGGCGATCGAGACCCTGCGCGGGCTGCTGCTCGGCAGCGGGATCGGCCACAACGGGTGGCTGGCGGTCACCTGGTGCCTGGGGCTCACCGTGCTCGGCCACTTCTGGTCGAAGGCGGTCTTCCACCGCGATCCGAGGTAG
- a CDS encoding helix-turn-helix domain-containing protein, which yields MASLKVGNLGEFLREQRRSARLSLRQLSEAAGVSNPYLSQIERGLRKPSAEILQQLAKALRISAETLYVQAGILDERDRDEVEVKSAIMTDPSINERQKQVLIQIYESFRRENGHPAEADADAPDGTPAAPPSGPPSGAGSRAGAEDGGDSGEAKQSS from the coding sequence ATGGCTTCACTCAAGGTCGGCAATCTCGGGGAGTTCCTGCGGGAGCAGCGGCGCAGCGCGCGGTTGTCCCTGCGGCAGCTCTCCGAAGCCGCCGGGGTGTCGAACCCGTACCTCAGCCAGATCGAGCGCGGGCTGCGCAAGCCGAGCGCGGAGATCCTGCAGCAGCTCGCCAAGGCCCTGCGGATCTCCGCGGAGACGCTGTACGTCCAGGCCGGAATCCTCGACGAGCGGGACCGGGACGAGGTCGAGGTCAAGAGCGCCATCATGACCGACCCGTCGATCAACGAGCGCCAGAAGCAGGTGCTCATCCAGATCTACGAGTCCTTCCGCAGGGAGAACGGGCACCCCGCGGAGGCCGACGCCGACGCCCCCGACGGCACCCCCGCCGCGCCGCCGTCCGGTCCGCCGTCCGGTGCCGGCTCGCGGGCCGGTGCCGAGGACGGCGGCGACAGCGGCGAAGCCAAGCAATCAAGCTGA
- a CDS encoding helix-turn-helix domain-containing protein has product MDEIAPSPGADPRASTLAFFGAELRLRRMAAGMKQTELARALHCAPSLICKIESAARAPQEDFAERCDEVLGTDGLFARLWPVIVRNAYQPWFRPFVELEQQATAIRAFETQLVPGLLQTPDYARAVLAGRRPDELRLEKALMARMHRQRLLERDEPPRFWAVLEESAVRRRVGGPAVMRTQLARLLDAMAKPRIVVQVLPSDAAVHPALTGAFWHFSFEQGPEVVYLEGFYEGQLRAEPEVVEAAAQAYDLLRAQALPPDASADLIAAVMEELTPWTTQQN; this is encoded by the coding sequence ATGGACGAGATCGCACCATCCCCCGGGGCCGACCCCCGCGCCTCGACGCTCGCCTTCTTCGGCGCGGAGCTGCGGCTGCGCCGGATGGCGGCCGGGATGAAGCAGACCGAGCTGGCACGGGCCCTGCACTGCGCACCGTCGCTGATCTGCAAGATCGAGTCGGCCGCCCGCGCGCCGCAGGAGGACTTCGCCGAGCGGTGCGACGAAGTGCTCGGTACGGACGGGCTGTTCGCGCGGCTGTGGCCGGTCATCGTGAGGAACGCGTACCAGCCCTGGTTCCGGCCGTTCGTCGAACTGGAACAGCAGGCCACGGCGATCCGGGCGTTCGAGACCCAGCTCGTGCCCGGCCTGCTCCAGACCCCGGACTACGCGCGGGCCGTGCTTGCCGGGCGCCGCCCCGACGAACTCCGCCTGGAGAAGGCGCTGATGGCACGGATGCACCGGCAGCGTCTCCTCGAACGCGACGAGCCGCCCCGGTTCTGGGCGGTCCTGGAGGAGTCGGCGGTCCGGCGGAGGGTCGGCGGCCCGGCCGTGATGCGCACCCAGCTCGCCCGGCTGCTCGACGCCATGGCGAAGCCGCGGATCGTGGTGCAGGTTCTGCCCTCGGATGCGGCTGTGCACCCCGCTCTCACTGGCGCGTTCTGGCACTTCTCCTTCGAACAGGGACCCGAGGTCGTCTACCTTGAGGGCTTCTACGAAGGGCAGTTGAGGGCCGAACCGGAGGTCGTCGAGGCGGCTGCCCAAGCCTATGATCTGCTCAGGGCCCAGGCGTTGCCCCCAGACGCGTCGGCCGACCTGATCGCGGCAGTCATGGAGGAACTGACCCCATGGACCACGCAGCAGAACTGA
- a CDS encoding heavy metal-responsive transcriptional regulator: MTAYRISQLAERSGVPATTLRFYEDAGLLPADRTPAGYRVYGEDAVERLAFVSSAKLLGLTLEEIRELLDVREKGVCASVRARMLPLVADRIAETDGRIAELRVLSAHLTAVHAELSGPAPAGACGPDCGCTTAGAPSAGPVPGRLSPIRPGQDAASRRDAPVACTLGGAELVERTERWRQLAGRAERREEIPGGVRLSFPAGVELAGEAAALAAAELGCCAFFDFALHLTPAVLHLDVRAPESAAGMLAALFGTAG, encoded by the coding sequence ATGACGGCCTACCGCATCTCGCAGCTGGCCGAGCGCTCCGGCGTTCCGGCCACGACCCTGCGCTTCTACGAGGACGCGGGTCTGCTGCCCGCCGACCGCACGCCGGCCGGGTATCGCGTGTACGGCGAGGACGCGGTGGAGCGGCTGGCCTTCGTCTCGTCGGCCAAACTGCTGGGCCTGACCCTGGAGGAGATCCGCGAGCTGCTGGACGTCCGTGAGAAAGGGGTGTGCGCCTCCGTACGGGCGCGGATGCTGCCGCTGGTCGCCGACCGGATCGCGGAGACCGACGGACGGATCGCTGAGCTGCGGGTGTTGTCCGCTCACCTCACCGCAGTCCACGCGGAGTTGTCGGGCCCGGCGCCCGCAGGGGCGTGCGGTCCGGACTGCGGCTGCACCACGGCCGGCGCGCCGTCGGCCGGACCCGTGCCGGGGAGGCTGTCACCGATCCGTCCCGGCCAGGACGCGGCGTCACGGCGGGACGCGCCGGTGGCCTGCACGCTGGGCGGCGCCGAGCTGGTTGAGCGCACTGAGCGGTGGCGGCAACTGGCCGGCAGGGCCGAGCGGCGGGAGGAGATTCCCGGCGGCGTGCGCCTGTCCTTCCCCGCCGGCGTCGAACTCGCCGGTGAGGCCGCGGCCCTCGCCGCAGCGGAGCTGGGCTGCTGCGCGTTCTTCGACTTCGCCCTGCACCTCACCCCGGCCGTTCTCCACCTGGATGTGCGGGCGCCCGAGTCCGCGGCCGGAATGCTGGCCGCCTTGTTCGGGACGGCCGGCTGA
- a CDS encoding alpha/beta fold hydrolase yields MTEYLAVDGGTIAYEVAGNGPLIVLAHGMGDSRAAYRAVIPELVAAGHRVAAVDLRGCGESGTDWPDWSRTAVAGDLLAVIRHLGGPAVLVGHSFSGGAATIAAAREPSLITAVVELAPFTRKQSIRLGDLRVKRFRRGMLRLLGAGVFGSLPLWRSYLDVAYPGVKPAHWAERLGRIDSLLREPGRMKALQSMGRSAPADAGAQLGNVRCPVLVVMGTLDPDWADPRAEGSAVVDALPSGLGRLEMIEGAGHYPHDQYPDRVVSLVLAFLRPDAARA; encoded by the coding sequence ATGACCGAGTACCTTGCCGTCGACGGCGGCACGATCGCTTACGAGGTGGCGGGGAACGGCCCGCTGATCGTCCTCGCGCACGGCATGGGCGACAGCCGCGCCGCCTACCGCGCCGTGATCCCGGAACTGGTGGCGGCGGGCCATCGGGTCGCCGCGGTCGATCTGCGCGGCTGCGGTGAGTCCGGTACCGACTGGCCGGACTGGAGCCGCACCGCCGTCGCCGGCGACCTGCTCGCCGTGATCCGCCACCTGGGCGGCCCGGCCGTGCTCGTCGGCCATTCGTTCTCCGGCGGGGCCGCCACCATCGCCGCGGCGCGGGAGCCCTCGCTGATCACCGCGGTCGTCGAGCTGGCACCGTTCACCCGCAAGCAGTCGATCCGCCTCGGCGACCTCCGGGTGAAGCGCTTCCGGCGCGGCATGCTGCGGCTGCTCGGCGCGGGCGTGTTCGGCAGCCTGCCGCTCTGGCGCTCGTACCTCGACGTGGCCTACCCCGGCGTGAAGCCGGCCCACTGGGCCGAGCGGCTCGGCCGCATCGACTCCCTGCTGCGCGAGCCGGGCCGGATGAAGGCCCTGCAGAGCATGGGCCGCAGTGCCCCGGCCGACGCCGGCGCGCAGCTCGGCAACGTCCGCTGCCCGGTCCTGGTCGTGATGGGCACGCTCGACCCCGACTGGGCCGACCCGCGCGCCGAGGGTTCGGCGGTCGTCGACGCCCTGCCGTCCGGCCTCGGCCGCCTGGAGATGATCGAGGGCGCGGGGCACTATCCGCACGACCAGTACCCCGACCGGGTGGTTTCGCTCGTACTGGCCTTCCTCCGGCCGGACGCCGCCCGTGCCTAG
- a CDS encoding ATP-binding cassette domain-containing protein: MSTSNSRSPAAVSATGLRKSYGGRTVLDGIDLHIPAGSVFALLGPNGAGKTTAVNILSTLITADAGDLRVGGHDLATDPQAVRSAIGVTGQFSAVDGLITGEENMLLMADLHHLSRREGRRTTAELLDRFDLTDAAKKPAATYSGGMKRRLDIAMTLVGNPRIIFLDEPTTGLDPRSRHTMWQVIRALVSDGVTVLLTTQYLEEADQLADRIAVLHDGVIAAEGTAEELKRLIPGGHIRLRFSDPSAHRSAARALSAAALPEAPGPAGTTRGIAADESLTLRIPSDGTPRELRSLLDWLDSAGIEADELTVHTPDLDDVFFALTGGTGSTDHQPSEEAVR, from the coding sequence ATGTCCACATCCAATTCCCGGTCGCCCGCCGCCGTCTCCGCCACCGGTCTGCGCAAGTCGTACGGCGGCAGGACCGTGCTCGACGGCATCGATCTGCACATCCCGGCCGGGTCCGTGTTCGCGCTGCTCGGGCCCAACGGCGCGGGCAAGACCACCGCCGTCAACATCCTCTCTACCCTCATCACCGCCGACGCCGGCGACCTGCGCGTCGGCGGTCACGACCTGGCCACCGACCCGCAGGCGGTGCGGTCCGCGATCGGTGTCACCGGCCAGTTCTCCGCCGTCGACGGCCTGATCACCGGCGAGGAGAACATGCTCCTCATGGCGGACCTGCACCACCTCTCCCGCCGCGAGGGCCGCCGCACCACCGCCGAACTGCTGGACCGCTTCGACCTCACGGATGCCGCGAAGAAGCCCGCCGCCACCTACTCCGGCGGCATGAAGCGCCGCCTCGACATCGCCATGACCCTGGTCGGCAACCCGCGGATCATCTTCCTCGACGAGCCGACCACCGGCCTCGACCCCCGCTCCCGGCACACCATGTGGCAGGTCATCCGCGCACTCGTCTCCGACGGCGTCACCGTCCTCCTCACCACCCAGTACCTGGAGGAGGCCGACCAGCTCGCCGACCGCATCGCCGTGCTCCACGACGGCGTGATCGCCGCCGAGGGCACCGCCGAGGAGCTCAAGCGGCTGATCCCCGGCGGGCACATCCGGCTCCGCTTCTCCGATCCGTCCGCCCACCGGAGCGCCGCCCGGGCGCTGAGCGCGGCGGCCCTCCCGGAGGCCCCCGGCCCGGCCGGGACCACCCGGGGCATCGCCGCCGACGAGTCCCTCACCCTCCGGATCCCCAGCGACGGCACCCCGCGCGAGCTGCGCTCCCTCCTCGACTGGCTGGACTCCGCCGGCATCGAGGCCGACGAGCTGACCGTGCACACCCCCGACCTCGACGACGTGTTCTTCGCCCTGACCGGCGGCACCGGCAGCACCGACCACCAGCCCTCCGAGGAGGCCGTCCGATGA
- a CDS encoding DUF2516 family protein — protein MVDGVLVQGFHNILSFLYLAILLFTVFAFIDAVIRREDAFRAADKQTKPFWLIILGIAVVVNVLPLGLFFLTIIGLIAAIVYVVDVRPAVRALSGGGGGGRGRRGSSSDGPYGPYNGGR, from the coding sequence GTGGTGGACGGCGTGCTGGTGCAGGGCTTTCACAACATTCTGAGCTTCCTCTATCTGGCGATTCTGCTCTTCACGGTGTTCGCCTTCATCGACGCCGTGATCCGGCGCGAGGACGCCTTCCGCGCCGCGGACAAGCAGACCAAGCCGTTCTGGCTGATCATCCTGGGCATCGCGGTGGTGGTGAACGTGCTGCCGCTGGGGCTGTTCTTCCTCACCATCATCGGGCTGATCGCCGCGATCGTGTACGTCGTGGACGTACGGCCCGCGGTGCGGGCGCTCTCGGGCGGCGGTGGCGGTGGCCGCGGCCGGCGCGGCAGCAGCTCCGA